The following are encoded in a window of Thalassotalea insulae genomic DNA:
- a CDS encoding glutamate synthase-related protein: MNKPIIAAVAPKKVSLEQGQEYYFCACGRSKNQPFCDGSHAGTGFKPKPFSAEESGDAYLCQCKHTANAPFCDGSHKQFDSSQIGQEGPDVQIQATATPVATATKEEPTVEFIHQLAREGLSKMGHHGPMVSMGVPRYQLPQWDDLQLMVAQMATKPLMEEVKVNTELVIGPRAKKPLKLDIPLFVSDMSFGALSEEAKIALATGAERAGTGICSGEGGMLPEEQQANSKYFYELASAGFGYDEQKLKSVQAFHFKGGQGAKTGTGGHLPGNKNVGRISEVRGIEEGTPAISPPTFKDLSTTADFKKFADRVREITGGIPIGFKLSANHIEQDIQFALDASADYIILDGRGGGTGAAPEIFRDHISVPTIPALARARKYLDEQGASEVTLIITGGLRLPIDFVKALALGADGVAVANSAMQAIGCVAARMCNTNNCPAGIATQKKDLRQRLNVEKSANQLKNYFVASTELMSVMARACGHHSLSDFNSKDLATWHNDMALLSGVSYAGVSKL; encoded by the coding sequence ATGAATAAACCTATTATTGCAGCGGTGGCACCGAAAAAGGTCAGCCTGGAACAAGGGCAAGAGTATTATTTTTGTGCCTGCGGACGTTCTAAAAATCAGCCATTTTGTGATGGCTCTCATGCCGGTACGGGCTTTAAGCCTAAACCCTTTAGCGCTGAAGAGTCAGGGGATGCGTATTTATGTCAATGCAAACATACGGCGAATGCGCCATTTTGTGATGGCAGCCATAAACAATTTGATTCAAGCCAAATCGGGCAAGAAGGCCCTGATGTGCAAATTCAAGCCACAGCAACGCCTGTAGCTACCGCGACTAAGGAAGAGCCAACCGTAGAATTTATTCACCAATTAGCACGTGAAGGTTTATCAAAAATGGGGCATCACGGCCCTATGGTCTCCATGGGAGTGCCTCGCTATCAATTACCTCAGTGGGATGATTTACAGTTAATGGTTGCTCAAATGGCCACTAAACCATTGATGGAAGAGGTCAAAGTAAATACTGAATTAGTCATTGGTCCTCGGGCGAAAAAGCCGCTGAAACTTGATATACCTTTATTTGTTTCTGATATGAGTTTTGGCGCTTTATCTGAAGAAGCCAAAATTGCTTTAGCAACAGGAGCTGAGCGCGCGGGCACTGGTATATGTTCCGGCGAAGGCGGTATGCTACCCGAAGAGCAGCAAGCGAATTCTAAATACTTTTATGAATTAGCAAGTGCAGGTTTTGGCTATGATGAACAAAAGCTTAAAAGCGTACAAGCGTTTCATTTTAAAGGTGGCCAAGGGGCTAAAACCGGCACTGGCGGTCATTTACCTGGCAATAAAAATGTTGGTAGGATTTCAGAGGTACGCGGTATAGAGGAGGGCACCCCGGCAATTTCTCCACCTACGTTTAAAGATCTAAGTACCACAGCAGATTTTAAAAAATTTGCCGATAGGGTAAGAGAAATCACAGGGGGCATTCCTATCGGATTTAAACTAAGTGCAAATCATATTGAACAAGATATTCAATTTGCTTTAGATGCCAGTGCTGATTACATCATTTTAGACGGCCGTGGTGGCGGTACTGGCGCTGCGCCTGAAATATTTAGAGATCACATCAGTGTCCCTACAATTCCGGCGCTAGCTCGTGCGCGTAAATATTTAGACGAGCAAGGAGCAAGTGAGGTTACATTAATTATTACTGGCGGTTTACGGCTGCCGATTGATTTTGTTAAAGCACTAGCGTTGGGAGCTGATGGTGTGGCTGTAGCAAATAGCGCCATGCAAGCTATCGGCTGTGTCGCCGCACGCATGTGCAATACCAATAATTGCCCTGCGGGCATAGCAACCCAGAAAAAAGATCTGCGCCAGCGTTTAAATGTAGAAAAATCAGCGAACCAATTAAAGAACTACTTTGTAGCATCGACAGAATTAATGTCAGTGATGGCAAGAGCATGTGGTCATCATTCATTATCTGACTTTAATTCAAAAGATTTAGCAACATGGCATAATGATATGGCGCTATTATCTGGAGTTAGCTACGCGGGAGTCAGTAAACTTTAA
- the pulA gene encoding pullulanase-type alpha-1,6-glucosidase, translating to MNLFRKRTFSPWNKRNNNQTAVTFTTLLVAGISFTSFADHTSPPSNVTLVGDLQTELSCSNDWQPECSASQLIQDGDNWQATFVIPAGEWQYKIAVNNSWDESYGNNGDNISLYLPEAREVTFSYNHSSHQVSDDAPVVIKQPALVALVGDLQSELGCSGDWQPECTATQLTLDESDLIWQGTFNIPAGSWQYKTALNGSWDENYGANATRNGSNINLPLAESTSVKFYYDHASHWLANNKTNVIATLAGNFQAQLGCPGDWQPECLRSWLQDADGDGLYSFTTTALTAGNYQVKVAHNESWQENYGANGAQNGANIDFTVSIDNAPVTFTYQPDSHQLTIGSSGFDANLKQAKAYWLSEDTLAYDVPQNTTVTLHYSESAALTVTPDGLVGGEHITLQANGVIEGDIAEKFRHLAGLPAFKISAQDLSKVPAILKSQYALVAQDSEGQPLSATGIQPPGVLDDLYTFDGKLGVNFDSENFDSENHVSLSVWAPSARSLKLHLFDDSDATTSAQVLPMLEDSATGVWHIAGDSSWQGKYYLFEVEVYSRATGNIEHNLVTDPYSVSLSINSKRSQIVNLNDEQLKPLGWDKLAKPRLNAPEDQAIYELHVRDFSIHDQTVPEEMRGTFKAFAYQQSNGSEHLRKLAHAGLTSIHLLPAFDCATIEEDKTAQLVTDDLSVFSGDSTEQQAAVDAIRGQDGFNWCYDPYHYTVPEGSYATDANGSTRIREFRDMVASLNKANLRVIMDVVYNHTSGSLQGEKSVLDKIVPDYYHRLNSIGDIEMSSCCANTATEHNMMEKLMLDSLKTWATDYKVDGFRFDLMGHHTKENLLKAQAMLHSLTLEHDGVDGSSIYLYGEGWNFGEVVNNTRFEQASQRNMGDHTGIGSFNDHIRDAVRGGGPFDSGNAHVANQGFINGLYYDANSQSQATLADLLHTTDKVRMSLAGTLSNYQFTDHLGNQIASSAIGGYTSDPQEAINYIAAHDNETLFDASQYKLPLSTSKADRVRVQNLGNAIVALAQGIPFYHAGQDMLRSKSSDRNSYDAGDWFNILDFSYTENGWARGLPLQGDNEANWQVSQPRLANPDLAVGSSEITSAVAHMQEMMTIRRSSSLFRLQTADEVNNQLRFHNTGPNQTPGLIVMSLSKDDDIKHVVLFNASTQAQTFTLEALTNKEKFMLHPVQKSAKDKIVRQAKFNAKQASFTVPARTTAVFVKPNTVNNGRDGR from the coding sequence ATGAATCTGTTTAGGAAACGAACGTTTTCACCTTGGAATAAACGCAATAATAACCAGACAGCAGTTACTTTTACGACCTTACTGGTGGCAGGCATTTCTTTTACGAGTTTTGCCGATCATACGTCTCCCCCCAGCAATGTCACGTTAGTGGGCGATCTGCAAACAGAGCTAAGTTGCAGTAACGACTGGCAACCTGAATGCTCCGCCAGCCAGCTCATTCAAGATGGCGATAACTGGCAAGCAACATTTGTTATACCCGCCGGAGAGTGGCAATACAAAATTGCCGTTAACAACAGCTGGGATGAAAGTTATGGCAACAATGGTGATAACATCAGCTTATACTTGCCCGAAGCCCGTGAAGTAACTTTTAGTTATAACCACAGTAGTCACCAAGTCAGTGATGATGCCCCGGTGGTTATTAAACAACCAGCGTTAGTAGCATTGGTCGGTGATTTACAAAGCGAGTTAGGCTGTAGCGGTGACTGGCAACCCGAATGTACGGCTACTCAGCTTACTTTGGATGAAAGCGATCTTATCTGGCAAGGCACCTTTAATATTCCTGCAGGTAGTTGGCAATACAAAACCGCATTAAATGGCAGTTGGGATGAAAACTACGGTGCCAATGCCACCCGTAATGGCAGCAATATTAATTTGCCACTGGCAGAGTCAACAAGCGTAAAGTTTTATTACGACCATGCCAGCCACTGGCTAGCAAATAATAAAACCAACGTCATTGCCACGCTTGCCGGTAACTTTCAGGCACAGTTGGGCTGCCCTGGTGACTGGCAACCCGAATGTTTACGTTCTTGGCTGCAAGATGCTGATGGCGATGGCCTCTATAGTTTTACCACCACAGCACTTACTGCTGGAAATTATCAGGTCAAAGTTGCTCATAATGAAAGCTGGCAAGAAAACTACGGTGCCAATGGCGCACAAAATGGTGCCAATATCGACTTTACCGTTAGCATTGATAACGCGCCGGTCACTTTTACCTATCAGCCAGATAGCCATCAGCTGACCATTGGCAGTTCAGGCTTTGATGCTAACCTCAAACAGGCAAAAGCCTATTGGCTAAGCGAAGACACGCTAGCTTACGATGTACCACAAAATACTACCGTAACGCTTCATTATAGCGAAAGCGCCGCACTTACCGTTACTCCGGACGGTTTAGTCGGTGGCGAGCACATTACTTTGCAAGCAAATGGTGTAATTGAAGGTGATATTGCCGAAAAATTCCGTCATTTAGCCGGCCTGCCCGCATTTAAAATCAGCGCACAAGATCTCAGTAAAGTGCCAGCGATCTTAAAGTCTCAATATGCCCTAGTTGCCCAGGACAGTGAAGGCCAGCCACTAAGTGCAACCGGCATTCAACCACCAGGCGTGTTAGACGATCTTTATACCTTTGATGGTAAGCTCGGTGTGAACTTTGATAGCGAAAACTTTGATAGCGAAAACCATGTCAGCCTATCGGTATGGGCACCCAGTGCTCGTTCATTAAAATTGCATTTATTCGATGACAGTGATGCCACTACATCCGCACAAGTATTGCCGATGCTGGAAGATAGCGCGACAGGTGTATGGCACATTGCAGGCGATAGCAGCTGGCAAGGTAAGTATTACTTATTCGAGGTTGAAGTTTATAGCAGAGCCACCGGCAATATTGAACACAACCTGGTCACCGATCCTTATTCCGTTAGCTTGTCAATCAACAGTAAGCGCAGCCAAATCGTTAACTTAAACGATGAGCAACTTAAACCACTTGGCTGGGATAAGTTAGCGAAACCAAGATTAAATGCCCCTGAAGATCAAGCGATTTACGAACTACATGTTCGCGACTTTAGTATTCATGATCAAACCGTGCCTGAAGAGATGCGGGGCACCTTTAAGGCGTTTGCTTATCAGCAAAGTAATGGCAGTGAGCACTTACGTAAACTAGCTCATGCCGGCTTAACCAGTATTCACTTATTACCGGCATTTGATTGCGCCACCATTGAAGAAGATAAAACCGCGCAGCTAGTAACGGATGATTTATCGGTATTTTCGGGGGATTCCACCGAGCAACAAGCCGCTGTTGACGCCATCAGAGGACAAGATGGATTTAACTGGTGCTACGACCCTTATCACTACACTGTGCCTGAAGGCAGCTATGCCACCGATGCCAATGGTAGTACGCGCATTCGCGAGTTTAGAGACATGGTTGCTTCACTAAACAAAGCCAATTTACGCGTCATCATGGACGTGGTTTATAACCACACCAGCGGTAGCCTACAAGGAGAAAAATCGGTACTCGATAAAATCGTGCCTGATTATTATCACCGCTTAAATAGCATCGGCGATATTGAAATGAGTAGCTGTTGTGCCAACACTGCTACCGAGCACAATATGATGGAAAAACTGATGTTAGACTCGCTTAAAACCTGGGCAACCGACTATAAAGTTGACGGCTTCCGTTTCGACTTAATGGGGCATCATACCAAGGAAAACCTGTTAAAAGCACAGGCCATGCTGCATTCATTAACCCTTGAACACGATGGCGTAGACGGCAGCAGCATTTATCTTTATGGCGAAGGCTGGAATTTTGGCGAAGTAGTAAACAACACCCGGTTTGAGCAGGCCAGTCAAAGAAATATGGGTGACCACACCGGTATTGGCTCTTTTAATGATCATATTCGTGACGCCGTTCGCGGCGGTGGCCCGTTCGATTCAGGCAATGCGCATGTCGCCAACCAAGGCTTTATTAATGGTCTGTATTACGATGCCAATAGTCAAAGCCAGGCAACATTAGCTGATTTATTACACACCACCGACAAAGTCAGAATGAGCTTAGCCGGCACACTGTCAAATTATCAGTTTACCGATCATCTGGGTAATCAAATAGCCAGCTCAGCTATTGGTGGCTACACCAGTGATCCGCAAGAAGCCATTAACTATATTGCTGCGCACGATAACGAAACCTTATTTGACGCAAGCCAATACAAACTGCCGTTAAGCACCAGTAAAGCCGACCGGGTACGGGTGCAAAACCTGGGTAATGCCATTGTCGCATTGGCACAAGGTATTCCGTTTTATCATGCCGGCCAGGATATGTTGCGCTCGAAATCATCTGACAGAAACAGTTATGATGCTGGTGACTGGTTTAACATTCTAGATTTCAGTTACACGGAAAACGGCTGGGCAAGAGGTTTACCCTTACAAGGTGACAACGAAGCTAACTGGCAGGTTAGTCAACCGCGCCTGGCTAACCCTGATTTAGCTGTCGGCAGTAGCGAAATCACCTCGGCAGTAGCACATATGCAGGAGATGATGACCATCCGCCGCAGCAGTTCGTTATTCAGGTTGCAAACCGCAGATGAAGTGAATAATCAACTGCGCTTTCATAATACCGGGCCAAATCAAACACCCGGTCTGATTGTGATGAGTTTAAGTAAAGATGATGATATTAAGCATGTCGTGCTCTTTAACGCCAGCACCCAAGCACAAACCTTTACCCTTGAAGCGCTGACGAACAAAGAGAAATTTATGCTGCACCCGGTGCAAAAAAGCGCAAAAGACAAAATCGTCAGACAGGCTAAATTTAATGCTAAACAAGCAAGCTTTACTGTACCAGCAAGAACCACAGCGGTATTTGTGAAACCCAATACAGTGAATAATGGCCGCGACGGTCGTTAA
- a CDS encoding Crp/Fnr family transcriptional regulator, producing MIKANKSIPIPIIIPAPEPKQNHLIATLSSEVQKRLIPHLQLVHLPLGKVLYESGDTLHYAYFPTDCIISLLYVTLDGASAEISVIGNEGILGTTLFMGGESTPSRAVVQSAGHAYRISAQKFKDEFALHSDMMTLLLLYTQVLITQMAQTAVCNRHHSVDQQLCRWILLSLDRLPTNHLIMTQELIANMLGVRRESVTDAAGKLQKLGIISYHRGHIIVHDRAKLEQLSCECYAVVKKESERLLPEIHTRQALTCN from the coding sequence ATGATCAAGGCCAATAAGAGTATCCCTATTCCTATCATTATCCCTGCACCTGAACCAAAGCAAAACCATCTAATTGCCACTTTATCTAGTGAGGTGCAAAAACGCCTGATACCGCATCTTCAACTGGTTCATTTACCCCTAGGTAAAGTGCTTTATGAATCTGGCGATACTTTACATTACGCGTATTTTCCCACTGACTGCATTATTTCCTTACTTTATGTTACGTTAGACGGCGCTTCGGCAGAAATATCTGTTATCGGTAACGAAGGTATTTTAGGGACAACGTTGTTTATGGGCGGTGAAAGTACCCCCAGTAGAGCGGTTGTCCAAAGCGCAGGACATGCCTATCGTATATCAGCACAAAAATTTAAGGATGAATTTGCGTTGCATAGCGACATGATGACCTTACTTTTGCTTTATACACAAGTGTTGATCACCCAAATGGCGCAAACTGCGGTGTGCAATCGTCATCACTCTGTTGATCAGCAACTGTGTCGTTGGATATTATTGTCTTTGGATCGTTTACCGACTAATCATTTGATCATGACTCAAGAATTAATTGCCAATATGTTGGGTGTGCGCCGGGAAAGTGTTACCGATGCTGCGGGGAAACTGCAAAAACTCGGCATTATTTCTTACCATCGTGGCCATATTATTGTGCATGATCGCGCGAAACTCGAGCAATTGAGTTGTGAGTGTTACGCGGTAGTAAAAAAAGAGAGTGAGCGTTTATTGCCAGAAATACACACTCGCCAAGCGCTCACTTGCAACTAG
- a CDS encoding lmo0937 family membrane protein, with product MLETIAIVLIILWALGLFSAYSLGGLIHILLVLALIIVVVRMIQGRRL from the coding sequence ATGCTAGAAACAATAGCTATTGTATTAATTATTTTATGGGCGCTGGGGCTGTTTTCTGCTTATAGCCTGGGCGGATTGATTCATATCCTTTTAGTCTTAGCGTTAATTATTGTTGTTGTTAGGATGATACAAGGTAGGAGGTTGTAA
- a CDS encoding lipid-binding SYLF domain-containing protein — translation MTAIVCTTVNTAYAATAEDLNKDSAQALKYLYKTSPLASDLSKQAKAVLVFPNIVKAGLVFGGSYGEGVLIKEDEYTDYYNSVTGSWGLQAGAQSYGYAVFMMTDKAVKYLEDSHGWEIGVGPTVVVVTEGVAKNLSSSTLQDDAYAFIFDQQGLMSSVSIEGSKVSKITR, via the coding sequence ATGACAGCGATAGTATGTACCACGGTTAACACTGCATATGCGGCGACTGCCGAGGATCTCAATAAAGATTCCGCACAAGCGCTAAAATATTTATACAAAACCAGTCCGCTGGCGAGTGATTTGTCCAAACAAGCCAAGGCAGTACTGGTATTTCCCAATATTGTCAAGGCTGGCCTTGTGTTTGGCGGCAGTTACGGTGAAGGCGTGCTAATCAAGGAAGACGAATATACTGATTACTACAACTCAGTTACCGGATCTTGGGGATTACAGGCAGGCGCCCAATCTTATGGTTATGCGGTGTTTATGATGACGGATAAAGCAGTTAAATATCTTGAAGACTCCCATGGCTGGGAAATAGGTGTTGGACCAACCGTAGTCGTGGTCACTGAAGGCGTCGCTAAAAATTTGTCGTCATCAACCTTACAAGATGATGCATATGCGTTTATTTTCGATCAACAAGGATTGATGTCGAGTGTTAGTATCGAAGGCTCTAAGGTGTCAAAAATAACTCGTTAG
- a CDS encoding DUF4398 domain-containing protein has translation MKMKKQAVNGDMSSRGNSKVISIFIKTAPLLLVLTFSACALNKQDPSQAMQAAQFAIDNADQNRLSGYALPELSQARDKLTAARAAEHKKNMKLAKYLADESKISAELASAKTAYIKADQINKDMIKSIDVLKQEMQRNKGELK, from the coding sequence ATGAAAATGAAAAAACAAGCCGTAAACGGCGATATGTCATCCCGAGGTAATAGTAAGGTTATCAGCATTTTTATTAAGACAGCCCCCCTACTATTGGTACTCACCTTTTCAGCGTGCGCATTAAATAAACAAGATCCAAGTCAAGCGATGCAAGCCGCACAATTTGCCATTGATAATGCGGATCAAAATCGACTGTCGGGCTATGCGCTGCCGGAGTTAAGCCAAGCGCGTGACAAGTTAACTGCCGCCCGCGCTGCCGAACACAAAAAAAACATGAAGCTTGCTAAGTACCTTGCCGATGAATCTAAGATAAGCGCCGAACTCGCTTCGGCAAAAACCGCTTACATAAAAGCCGACCAAATCAACAAAGACATGATAAAAAGCATTGACGTCTTGAAACAGGAAATGCAGCGCAATAAAGGAGAGCTAAAATGA
- a CDS encoding lipocalin family protein, whose product MRKALQFIVLLSLSGCLGMPQTIEPVRDFKLNDYLGQWYEIARLDHSFERGLSQVTAEYTLREDGGISVLNRGYATETKEWKEAEGKAYFVESPNVGYLKVSFFGPFYGSYVIFELEKENYEYAFVSGPNNGYLWLLSRSPKVNASIIVKFEQLAEQNGFDVEQLIYVDQK is encoded by the coding sequence ATGAGAAAAGCACTTCAGTTCATAGTCTTGCTATCTCTAAGTGGCTGTTTGGGTATGCCTCAAACAATAGAACCAGTTAGAGATTTTAAGCTAAATGATTACTTAGGTCAGTGGTATGAAATAGCCCGCCTAGATCATTCATTTGAACGAGGCTTGAGTCAGGTCACTGCCGAATATACCTTGCGTGAAGATGGCGGTATTTCTGTGTTAAATCGAGGCTACGCTACTGAAACCAAAGAATGGAAAGAAGCTGAAGGCAAAGCATACTTCGTTGAAAGCCCAAACGTCGGCTATTTGAAAGTGTCATTTTTTGGTCCATTCTATGGGTCCTATGTGATATTTGAACTAGAAAAAGAAAACTACGAGTATGCTTTTGTATCAGGTCCGAATAATGGCTACCTTTGGCTGTTATCACGCTCACCAAAGGTAAACGCAAGTATTATTGTAAAGTTTGAACAACTGGCAGAGCAAAACGGCTTTGATGTTGAACAATTAATCTACGTGGACCAAAAATAA
- a CDS encoding nuclear transport factor 2 family protein encodes MKIYIFIALSFLVFNTHSNENEMLFDEISQMDKVLFDAFNSCDLTVMGNVFSKELEFYHDKGGVSNYEQTMSASKSNCDKKLGLKRKLIKESLKVFPINNFGAIQEASHQFCHMEKGKNDCGIFKFIHIWKKDNLNWKLIRVVSYGH; translated from the coding sequence ATGAAAATATATATTTTTATAGCTTTAAGTTTTCTAGTATTCAATACGCATTCTAATGAAAATGAGATGCTATTTGACGAAATATCACAAATGGATAAAGTATTATTCGACGCTTTTAATTCATGCGACTTAACAGTTATGGGTAATGTTTTTTCAAAAGAATTAGAGTTTTATCATGACAAAGGTGGCGTCTCGAATTACGAACAAACGATGTCAGCTTCAAAGTCCAATTGTGATAAGAAGTTGGGGTTAAAAAGGAAGCTTATAAAGGAGTCTTTAAAAGTATTCCCAATTAATAATTTTGGAGCTATTCAAGAGGCAAGCCATCAATTTTGCCATATGGAAAAGGGTAAAAATGATTGTGGGATATTTAAGTTTATTCACATATGGAAGAAAGATAACCTTAATTGGAAGCTTATTCGCGTTGTGAGTTATGGCCATTAA
- a CDS encoding OmpA family protein produces MKNLPLKPQKLVVLTTAIMLTMSCSVAPTQPDGADIVRQKLSALQANSALASRAQVAIKEAESATRIAEVPEKNQQLAEHRVFIADHKVEIALALAQRRLLEDQRAGLNEQSETARLDSRSREAYLARTKMLNAEKRGTELTTQLNAQTQEAKLSRKNMLSAEKRSTELKKQLNAQTQEAKLSRENMLDAEKRNSALEQQLVELNAKKTDRGMVLTLGDLLFEFGKSDLVNNMSGDLNQISLFLNKYQDRQLLIEGYTDNVGNDEYNVILSKQRAESVKSYLLGKGIADGRMTTLGKGKNSPIATNDSVMGRQINRRVEIIISDKAI; encoded by the coding sequence ATGAAAAATTTACCGTTAAAACCTCAAAAACTAGTCGTGCTAACCACCGCGATAATGTTAACAATGTCTTGTTCAGTGGCACCAACACAACCGGACGGTGCCGATATAGTGCGTCAAAAATTATCTGCGCTACAAGCAAATTCCGCATTAGCCAGTCGGGCACAAGTAGCCATTAAAGAAGCAGAAAGTGCAACCCGTATTGCTGAAGTGCCAGAAAAAAACCAACAACTCGCTGAGCACCGGGTCTTTATCGCTGATCATAAAGTCGAAATTGCCTTAGCGCTTGCGCAACGTCGTCTACTTGAAGATCAACGTGCTGGGTTAAACGAGCAAAGTGAAACCGCTCGCCTTGATTCTCGCTCACGTGAAGCTTACTTAGCTCGCACAAAGATGTTAAACGCAGAAAAACGCGGTACAGAATTAACTACGCAGCTTAATGCTCAAACACAGGAAGCTAAGCTTAGTCGAAAAAATATGTTGAGCGCTGAAAAACGCAGTACAGAATTAAAAAAGCAACTTAATGCTCAAACACAAGAAGCTAAGCTTAGTCGAGAAAATATGTTGGACGCTGAAAAACGAAATAGCGCATTAGAGCAACAACTTGTTGAACTTAATGCCAAAAAAACTGATCGCGGCATGGTGCTGACCTTAGGGGATTTGCTATTTGAATTTGGCAAGTCAGACCTAGTTAATAACATGTCTGGAGATCTCAATCAGATATCATTATTTCTTAACAAATACCAAGATCGTCAATTACTGATTGAAGGCTATACCGATAATGTCGGCAATGATGAGTATAATGTCATACTGTCAAAGCAGCGTGCTGAATCAGTAAAGTCTTATTTACTAGGTAAAGGTATTGCAGATGGTCGTATGACTACGCTGGGAAAGGGGAAAAATTCCCCCATTGCTACTAATGACTCGGTCATGGGACGTCAAATTAATCGACGAGTAGAAATTATTATTTCCGACAAGGCAATATAA
- a CDS encoding serine hydrolase domain-containing protein: MVIYLNFNKLLVIALLSAMSSFTTISAKENNDLAPEVTAEEAAISFWELPYLENAFIDTMPAEREDGLVVSSMVANGGNKAMMVKLAQEIAGKQYGKLDSLLVARQGKLIFESYYLRGRVNLAHGQASAVKAYTSLALGRAIQLGYLTMADLDKPLIHFLKDLDREKLVQGADTITLHKALTMHGGLSLSEEQSKALEKPASKLKGQGFVQTLLEQSAPITPKSQIYQYGNYNPMLVMTVIDAVVPGSAKEFIKHEILDKLAITNYSWDEHVSGLPEAGWRVSMTSRDMLKLGFLVANKGKWQGEQLISADYLAKATSGLVKPTQDWMPDNYRYGYFWYQTVMTVDDKSYDATFAWGGGGQRVIVIADLDLTIVITAHDREDQIMAQISNTVIPAFAEKGKNHDSNVLVNSPKIKIDSI; encoded by the coding sequence ATGGTCATCTATTTAAATTTTAACAAGTTACTCGTTATTGCTTTGTTAAGCGCTATGAGTAGTTTTACTACAATAAGTGCTAAAGAAAATAATGATCTCGCACCAGAGGTTACTGCCGAAGAGGCGGCGATCTCATTCTGGGAGCTGCCTTATCTCGAAAACGCCTTTATTGATACTATGCCAGCAGAAAGAGAAGATGGTTTAGTCGTTAGCTCTATGGTCGCAAATGGCGGCAATAAGGCGATGATGGTCAAGCTTGCACAAGAGATAGCCGGCAAGCAATATGGTAAATTAGACAGCCTGCTCGTCGCGCGACAGGGCAAGTTAATCTTTGAGTCTTATTATTTGCGTGGTCGTGTCAATCTGGCTCATGGCCAAGCGTCAGCTGTTAAAGCTTACACCAGTCTGGCTCTAGGCCGGGCGATTCAATTAGGTTATTTAACCATGGCCGATTTAGACAAGCCGCTGATCCATTTTCTTAAAGATCTGGACCGGGAAAAACTTGTGCAAGGGGCAGACACAATCACACTGCATAAGGCATTGACTATGCATGGTGGGCTTAGCCTTAGCGAGGAGCAGAGTAAAGCTCTTGAAAAACCTGCTAGTAAACTTAAAGGTCAAGGGTTCGTTCAGACCCTGCTTGAACAAAGTGCACCTATTACTCCAAAATCTCAGATCTATCAATATGGTAACTACAACCCAATGTTAGTGATGACAGTGATTGACGCCGTCGTACCAGGCAGTGCCAAGGAGTTCATCAAACATGAAATTCTCGATAAATTGGCTATCACCAATTATAGCTGGGATGAGCATGTTAGCGGATTACCAGAAGCTGGCTGGCGCGTGAGCATGACATCGCGGGATATGCTCAAATTAGGCTTTTTGGTCGCTAACAAAGGTAAGTGGCAGGGAGAACAACTTATTTCAGCAGATTATCTTGCCAAGGCGACCAGCGGCCTTGTTAAACCGACTCAAGACTGGATGCCTGACAACTATCGTTACGGCTATTTTTGGTATCAAACTGTTATGACTGTCGATGACAAAAGCTATGACGCCACATTTGCCTGGGGAGGAGGTGGACAGCGCGTCATAGTGATAGCGGATCTTGACCTCACTATAGTGATCACCGCCCATGATAGGGAAGATCAAATCATGGCTCAGATTTCAAATACCGTTATACCAGCCTTTGCTGAAAAAGGAAAAAATCATGACAGCAATGTATTGGTTAATAGCCCTAAAATAAAAATTGACTCAATCTAA